A part of Passer domesticus isolate bPasDom1 unplaced genomic scaffold, bPasDom1.hap1 HAP1_SCAFFOLD_107, whole genome shotgun sequence genomic DNA contains:
- the LOC135291722 gene encoding serine/threonine-protein kinase PAK 3-like codes for MRENKNANIVSYLESYLVDKAVLLVLEYMDGGSLADVVTVRRMAVGHIATVCRECLQGLAFLHAKQVIHRDIKSDNILLGRDGSVKLADFGLYAVLSPEHRKRRSMVGTTYWMAPEVVRREPYGPKVDTWSLGIVGIEMATGEAPYMQETSVKASYLIGKQGVPNLHQLRLPPGLCEFLGCCLQMDVDRRGSAKELLQHPFLQSAEPLLSLF; via the exons atgagagaaaataagaacgCCAATATTGTCAGCTACTTAGAAAG ctacCTTGTGGATAAGGCTGTACTGCTGGTGTTGGAATATATGGATGGAGGCTCCTTAGCTGATGTGGTCACCGTGAGAAGGATGGCTGTAGGACACATAGCAACAGTGTGTCGGGAG tgcctgcaaggcctaGCTTTCCTTCATGCCAAGCAGGTGATCCACAGAGACATCAAAAGTGACAACATCCTTCTGGGCCGGGATGGCTCCGTCAAGCTGG ctgattttggcctctatgctgtgctcagccctgagcacaggaaaCGGAGGTCGATGGTCGGGACCACTTACTGGATGGCACCCGAGGTGGTGAGAAGAGAGCCTtacggccccaaagtggacacctGGTCCCTTGGCATTGTGGGAatagaaatggccacaggagagGCTCCTTATATGCAGGAGACCAGTGTCAAG gcCAGCTACCTGATAGGCAAGCAAGGGGTTCCAAATCTGCACCAGCTCAGGCTACCCCCTGGCTTGTGTGAatttctgggctgctgcctgcagatggatgtggacaggcgaggctctgccaaggaacttctgcag catccatttcTGCAATCAGCGGAGCCTCTCTTAAGCCTCTTCTGA